A portion of the Calothrix sp. 336/3 genome contains these proteins:
- a CDS encoding NAD(P)H-quinone oxidoreductase subunit 5, whose amino-acid sequence MELIYQYAWLIPVLPLFGAMLVGLGLISFNQVTNRLRQLNAALIISLMGGAMGLSIALLWSQLQGHETYLRTIDWASAGNFHLTMGYTVDHLTSVMLVIVTSVAFLVMLYTDGYMAHDPGYVRFYAYLSLFGSSMLGLVVSPNLVQIYIFWELVGMCSYLLVGFWYDRKAAADACQKAFVTNRVGDFGLLLGILGLFWATGSFDFAVMGDRLTQLVESGSLSNALAVLFAILVFLGPVAKSAQFPLHVWLPDAMEGPTPISALIHAATMVAAGVFLVARMYPVFEHIPAAMHTIAFTGALTAFMGATIAITQNDIKKGLAYSTISQLGYMVMAMGVGAYSAGLFHLMTHAYFKAMLFLGSGSVIHGMEGVVGHDPVVAQDMRVMGGLRKYMPVTGLTFLIGCLAISGIPPFAGFWSKDEILGKAFQTSPALWFVGWVTAGITAFYMFRMYFSTFEGQFRGKDEKIIKKLKNAAAAVLEPVEPAPNFGPGAMKHGELAAHGHDDHSHGHSDTPHESPWTMTLPLLVLAIPSMLIGLVGTPYANYFEEFVFSPNETLAEVMEKAAEFDPNEFYVMAGASVGISLVGITLACLMYLWKKIEPAAIAQKIAPLYKLSLNKWYFDDIYYKVFVLGLRRLARQVLEVDFRVVDGAVNLTGFFTLVSGEGLKYLENGRAQFYALIVFGAVLALVIIFGVT is encoded by the coding sequence ATGGAACTAATCTATCAATATGCCTGGCTGATTCCAGTATTGCCGCTATTTGGAGCAATGCTGGTGGGGCTAGGACTTATCTCGTTTAATCAGGTGACGAACCGCTTAAGACAGTTAAATGCAGCATTGATTATCTCCCTCATGGGTGGTGCAATGGGACTGTCGATCGCCCTGTTATGGAGCCAGCTACAAGGACATGAAACTTACCTCCGTACCATTGATTGGGCATCGGCTGGGAATTTTCACCTCACCATGGGCTATACAGTCGATCACTTGACATCCGTGATGTTGGTGATTGTCACTTCCGTAGCCTTCTTGGTGATGTTATATACCGATGGCTACATGGCTCATGACCCTGGTTATGTCCGTTTCTACGCTTATCTCAGCTTATTCGGTTCTTCCATGTTGGGCTTGGTAGTCAGCCCTAACTTGGTACAGATTTATATTTTCTGGGAACTGGTGGGGATGTGTTCCTACCTGTTGGTGGGTTTTTGGTATGACCGCAAAGCGGCTGCTGATGCTTGCCAAAAAGCCTTTGTCACCAACCGTGTGGGGGACTTTGGCTTACTTTTAGGGATTTTAGGATTATTTTGGGCAACAGGTAGCTTTGATTTTGCTGTCATGGGCGATCGCCTCACCCAGTTAGTAGAATCTGGTTCCTTGAGTAATGCCCTCGCTGTCCTATTTGCTATCCTCGTGTTCCTAGGTCCAGTCGCCAAATCTGCCCAGTTTCCCCTCCATGTCTGGCTCCCCGACGCGATGGAAGGACCGACCCCAATTTCTGCTCTGATTCACGCAGCCACCATGGTTGCTGCTGGGGTGTTTCTAGTTGCTCGGATGTACCCCGTTTTTGAACATATCCCTGCCGCCATGCACACCATTGCCTTTACCGGGGCATTAACGGCATTTATGGGAGCAACGATCGCCATTACCCAGAACGACATCAAGAAAGGTTTGGCATACTCTACCATCTCCCAACTTGGTTACATGGTGATGGCTATGGGAGTGGGAGCCTATAGTGCTGGATTATTCCACCTCATGACCCATGCTTACTTCAAAGCCATGCTCTTCCTGGGTTCCGGTTCCGTAATTCACGGTATGGAAGGGGTTGTAGGACATGACCCCGTAGTTGCCCAAGATATGCGGGTGATGGGTGGTTTGCGGAAATATATGCCCGTCACAGGCTTAACTTTTTTGATTGGTTGTTTGGCAATTTCTGGGATTCCTCCCTTTGCTGGTTTCTGGTCAAAGGATGAAATCCTCGGCAAAGCCTTCCAAACAAGTCCGGCTTTATGGTTTGTGGGTTGGGTGACAGCTGGTATCACCGCCTTTTATATGTTTAGGATGTATTTCTCGACCTTTGAAGGTCAGTTTCGTGGCAAAGACGAGAAAATCATCAAAAAACTGAAAAATGCGGCTGCGGCTGTTTTAGAGCCAGTAGAACCCGCCCCGAATTTTGGTCCTGGGGCAATGAAACATGGAGAATTGGCAGCCCACGGTCATGACGACCATAGTCATGGTCACAGCGATACTCCCCATGAGTCTCCCTGGACAATGACTTTACCCTTGTTGGTGTTAGCAATTCCTTCGATGTTAATTGGTTTGGTGGGTACCCCCTATGCCAATTACTTTGAAGAGTTCGTGTTCTCGCCTAATGAGACTTTAGCCGAGGTCATGGAAAAAGCTGCCGAATTCGACCCCAACGAGTTTTACGTCATGGCAGGTGCTTCTGTGGGTATCTCCCTGGTGGGGATTACCCTAGCTTGTTTGATGTACCTGTGGAAGAAAATCGAACCCGCAGCGATCGCCCAAAAAATCGCACCACTTTATAAACTTTCTCTCAACAAGTGGTACTTCGATGACATTTACTACAAAGTCTTTGTTTTGGGATTACGTCGCTTAGCTAGACAAGTTCTGGAAGTTGATTTCCGGGTTGTCGATGGTGCTGTTAACTTAACAGGCTTCTTTACCCTCGTCAGTGGGGAAGGATTGAAATATCTAGAAAATGGTCGTGCCCAATTCTATGCCTTAATTGTCTTCGGGGCTGTACTTGCCTTGGTGATTATCTTTGGTGTGACTTGA
- a CDS encoding NAD(P)H-quinone oxidoreductase subunit 4: MNTANFPWLTTIILLPIVASLLIPILPDKDGKTVRWYSLIVGLVDFAIIVAAFYTSYDYSKPGLQLVESYPWVPQLDLNWSVGADGLSMPLIILTGFITTLAILAAWPVTLKPRLFYFLILAMYGGQIAVFAVQDMLLFFLVWELELIPVYLLLAIWGGKKRQYAATKFILYTAGGSLFILVASLTMAFYGDTVTFDMQALGAKDIALNFQLWLYAAFLIAYAVKLPIIPLHTWLPDAHGEATAPVHMLLAGILLKMGGYALIRMNAQMLPGAHAYFAPILIVLGVVNIIYAALTSFAQRNLKRKIAYSSISHMGFVTIGIASFTELGMNGAVLQMVSHGLIGASLFFLVGATYDRTHTLMLDEMGGVGQKMKKIFAMFTTCSMASLALPGMSGFVAELMVFVGFATSDAYSSTFKIIIVFLMAIGVILTPIYLLSMLREIFYGQENQELTSHQKLIDAEPREVFIVACLLVPIIGIGFYPKLLTTMYDSTTVQLTARLRDSVPTLAQQKVSEVSLIAPEIK; this comes from the coding sequence ATGAATACAGCTAATTTCCCCTGGCTGACGACAATTATCCTATTACCCATCGTCGCATCACTGCTGATTCCCATCCTGCCGGATAAAGACGGTAAGACGGTGCGCTGGTACTCCCTAATTGTCGGGCTAGTTGATTTTGCCATTATTGTAGCTGCGTTCTACACGAGCTATGATTACTCCAAACCGGGCTTACAACTTGTAGAAAGTTACCCCTGGGTTCCACAATTAGATTTGAATTGGTCAGTAGGGGCAGATGGTTTATCTATGCCCCTTATTATTTTGACTGGTTTCATTACAACTTTGGCAATTTTAGCGGCTTGGCCCGTCACTCTCAAGCCGAGGCTCTTTTACTTTTTGATATTGGCAATGTATGGTGGGCAAATCGCCGTATTTGCTGTGCAGGATATGCTGCTGTTTTTCTTGGTTTGGGAATTAGAGCTAATTCCTGTATACCTACTGCTGGCAATTTGGGGTGGTAAGAAACGGCAATATGCAGCGACAAAATTTATTCTGTACACAGCAGGTGGTTCGCTGTTTATTTTGGTGGCATCACTGACAATGGCATTCTATGGTGATACTGTCACCTTTGATATGCAAGCCTTAGGTGCTAAAGATATAGCCCTGAATTTCCAACTTTGGTTATATGCTGCTTTCCTAATTGCCTATGCGGTAAAGTTACCCATCATTCCCCTACATACTTGGCTCCCAGATGCCCACGGTGAAGCAACAGCACCTGTACATATGTTGTTGGCTGGTATCCTGTTGAAAATGGGTGGCTATGCTTTGATTCGGATGAATGCCCAAATGTTACCGGGTGCCCATGCTTACTTTGCCCCGATTCTGATAGTACTGGGTGTTGTAAATATTATTTACGCAGCCTTGACATCCTTCGCCCAGAGGAACTTAAAACGTAAAATTGCTTACTCGTCAATTTCGCACATGGGTTTTGTCACCATTGGGATTGCTTCCTTCACCGAGTTAGGGATGAATGGGGCAGTATTACAAATGGTTTCCCATGGCTTGATTGGAGCAAGTTTGTTCTTTTTGGTAGGGGCAACCTACGATCGCACACACACCTTAATGTTGGATGAGATGGGTGGTGTGGGACAAAAAATGAAGAAGATTTTTGCGATGTTTACAACTTGTTCCATGGCATCTTTGGCGTTACCAGGAATGAGTGGCTTCGTGGCAGAATTAATGGTGTTTGTGGGTTTTGCAACTAGTGATGCCTACAGTTCCACCTTCAAAATTATCATTGTCTTTTTAATGGCGATCGGTGTAATTTTGACACCTATCTATCTGCTGTCAATGTTACGGGAGATTTTCTACGGGCAAGAGAATCAAGAATTAACTTCCCATCAGAAACTTATCGATGCAGAACCCCGTGAAGTATTCATTGTTGCTTGTCTGTTAGTGCCAATTATCGGGATTGGTTTTTATCCCAAATTGCTCACCACAATGTATGATTCTACAACCGTACAGCTAACAGCAAGATTACGAGACTCTGTACCAACTTTGGCACAACAAAAAGTGTCGGAGGTGTCTTTAATAGCACCAGAGATTAAGTAA
- a CDS encoding substrate-binding domain-containing protein: protein MTHKNEIPVLFLALFLTLGLIGGVFYWLANNSLVSSPNLFSSQKVNKLNSGFLEVKNVPSGLFRYGGSTTWAPIRRDVDSQIKTMLPKFGIVYTDPISEPPGSGSGIKMLLSNQLAFSQSSRSLKTEEYQEAKTKGFTLKEIPVAIDGIAIAVHPSLKIPGLAIAQIRDIYTGKITNWQQVGGENLPIVPYSRQQAAGGTVEFFAKEVLGDNKFAANVKYVHDTTQALREVAQNRAGIYYASAPEIVGQCSVKPLPIGKTTEELVTPYKKPFIPLSQCPQKRNQIDSNVFQTGEYPIVRRLFVIIKQNGQADEVAGEAYANLLLTENGQELIDKTGFVRIR from the coding sequence ATGACCCATAAAAACGAAATTCCTGTATTGTTCTTAGCTTTATTTTTGACTTTAGGATTAATTGGTGGAGTCTTTTATTGGCTAGCCAATAACTCTCTTGTTTCTTCTCCTAATCTGTTCAGTTCTCAAAAAGTCAATAAATTAAATTCTGGTTTTCTGGAAGTCAAAAATGTACCTTCAGGATTATTCCGTTATGGAGGCAGTACAACCTGGGCTCCCATTCGTCGAGATGTGGATTCTCAAATCAAGACTATGTTACCCAAGTTTGGCATAGTTTATACAGATCCAATTTCTGAACCTCCTGGCTCAGGGTCAGGGATTAAAATGCTTTTAAGTAACCAATTGGCATTTTCCCAGTCATCACGTTCTTTGAAGACGGAAGAATATCAGGAAGCGAAAACAAAAGGTTTTACCCTTAAAGAAATACCCGTAGCCATTGATGGTATCGCGATCGCTGTCCATCCTAGTTTGAAAATTCCTGGTTTGGCGATCGCCCAAATCCGAGATATTTACACAGGTAAAATCACAAATTGGCAGCAAGTTGGGGGAGAAAATTTGCCGATTGTACCCTATTCCCGTCAGCAAGCAGCCGGTGGCACTGTAGAATTTTTTGCAAAGGAAGTTTTAGGAGATAACAAATTTGCCGCCAATGTCAAGTACGTTCATGATACAACTCAAGCCCTGAGAGAAGTGGCTCAAAATCGCGCTGGTATATACTATGCTTCGGCTCCAGAGATTGTAGGACAATGTAGTGTAAAACCCTTACCTATCGGCAAAACCACTGAAGAGCTAGTCACACCCTACAAAAAACCCTTTATTCCCCTCTCTCAATGTCCACAAAAACGCAACCAAATTGATAGTAATGTTTTTCAAACGGGAGAATATCCCATTGTCAGAAGGTTATTTGTGATTATCAAACAAAATGGGCAAGCAGATGAAGTCGCGGGCGAAGCCTACGCCAATCTTCTACTCACAGAAAATGGTCAAGAATTAATCGATAAAACTGGATTTGTCAGAATCCGTTAA
- a CDS encoding PstS family phosphate ABC transporter substrate-binding protein produces MSQKNETPILVISLIATVALIGGGFWWFSKNSSFNFNQSGQTQITNNPSANKTNTPLPTGETNTNTFTNVSKVPTGIFNYGGSTSWAPLRLTVDSAIQAARPEFRLRYVEPTQGTPGSSTGIQSLIEGKIDFAQSSRPLLDGELNRAKERGFILQQIPVAIDGLAVAVNPNLDIPGITIEQLKGIYTGKITNWNQVGGSNIPIKPYSRRVSDGGTVELFIQDILGGEVFSSKVEFVSTTTQALQKVASSPGSIYFASAPEVVPQCSVKPLPLGRTQGQYIAPYQEPFVLPSECLSKRNKLNIEAFQSGKYPLTRNLFVVVKQNGQREEQAGIAYSNLLLTQQGQELITQAGFVKIR; encoded by the coding sequence ATGTCACAAAAAAATGAAACACCTATATTAGTTATTTCTCTAATCGCCACTGTTGCCTTGATAGGGGGTGGTTTTTGGTGGTTTTCTAAAAATTCTAGTTTTAATTTCAATCAATCAGGACAAACTCAAATAACTAACAACCCCAGTGCCAATAAGACTAATACCCCATTACCAACAGGTGAAACCAATACAAATACATTCACCAATGTATCAAAGGTTCCTACAGGCATATTTAACTATGGTGGTAGTACATCTTGGGCACCACTACGTCTAACCGTGGATTCAGCAATCCAAGCAGCTAGACCAGAATTTCGTCTACGTTATGTAGAACCAACCCAGGGAACTCCAGGTTCGAGTACGGGTATTCAATCTCTAATTGAAGGCAAAATTGACTTTGCCCAATCATCTCGTCCTTTGCTAGATGGGGAATTAAACCGTGCTAAGGAGCGAGGTTTTATTCTGCAACAAATCCCTGTAGCCATTGATGGCTTAGCTGTAGCAGTTAATCCCAATCTTGATATTCCCGGGATTACCATTGAGCAACTCAAAGGCATCTATACAGGCAAAATTACCAATTGGAATCAGGTTGGTGGTAGTAATATTCCCATAAAACCCTATTCCCGTCGTGTAAGTGACGGTGGGACTGTGGAGCTATTTATCCAAGACATTTTGGGTGGTGAAGTTTTTAGCTCCAAGGTAGAGTTTGTTTCCACTACCACCCAAGCCTTGCAAAAAGTCGCTAGCAGTCCAGGCAGCATATATTTTGCCTCCGCCCCAGAAGTTGTTCCTCAATGTTCGGTTAAACCCTTGCCATTGGGGCGAACACAAGGGCAGTATATCGCTCCTTACCAAGAACCATTCGTTCTCCCGTCTGAATGTCTCAGTAAACGGAACAAGTTGAACATTGAGGCTTTTCAATCTGGCAAGTACCCTCTTACCCGAAATCTGTTTGTGGTGGTGAAACAGAATGGGCAAAGGGAAGAACAAGCAGGTATTGCTTATAGCAACTTACTGCTAACTCAGCAGGGGCAGGAGTTAATTACCCAAGCGGGATTTGTCAAAATCCGCTAA
- a CDS encoding Crp/Fnr family transcriptional regulator — MQSPSSFSEASRPFLTWQRILDWAQEHYRCRTFSKDERIPARPGLLYLVQRGAIRMVGTAQVSATASQLTSRRINRTPEEAFLGFVGAGQPFEIVAQSPFTLQSYAHVDQTAVLWMYWHDLDNWPHFRREVMDAFRYQHQRKLLWLSALGQRRTIDRLLGFLTLLIEEYGEPAMSETDPDVIRGYCLPFPLTHAQIGSAIGSTRVTVTRLMGKLRQRGLILTQGDNLICLPAESINRVS; from the coding sequence ATGCAATCTCCATCCTCTTTTTCCGAAGCATCACGTCCGTTCTTAACTTGGCAACGAATTCTTGACTGGGCGCAAGAACACTATCGCTGCCGCACCTTCAGCAAAGATGAGCGCATTCCCGCTCGTCCCGGTTTGCTGTACTTGGTGCAAAGGGGTGCGATTCGTATGGTTGGTACAGCCCAAGTGAGTGCCACCGCCAGTCAATTAACTTCTCGTCGCATCAACAGAACCCCAGAAGAAGCTTTCTTAGGTTTTGTTGGCGCAGGGCAGCCCTTTGAAATTGTGGCTCAATCACCCTTTACATTGCAGTCCTATGCCCACGTAGACCAAACTGCGGTGTTATGGATGTACTGGCACGATTTAGATAACTGGCCTCACTTCCGTCGGGAAGTAATGGATGCTTTCCGCTATCAGCACCAACGTAAACTTCTATGGCTGAGTGCTTTAGGTCAACGCCGTACCATTGACAGACTACTGGGATTCCTAACTTTGCTAATTGAGGAATATGGTGAGCCAGCAATGAGCGAAACCGACCCCGATGTCATTCGTGGCTATTGTCTGCCTTTCCCCTTGACCCATGCTCAAATTGGTAGTGCTATCGGTTCTACCCGTGTGACTGTTACTCGCTTGATGGGTAAGTTACGTCAACGTGGCTTAATCTTGACCCAAGGTGATAACTTAATTTGTTTACCAGCAGAGTCGATTAACAGAGTTAGCTAA